In Stomoxys calcitrans chromosome 2, idStoCalc2.1, whole genome shotgun sequence, the following proteins share a genomic window:
- the LOC131994814 gene encoding uncharacterized protein LOC131994814, giving the protein MSLEEFIRLADNLVEFEAALNANELPVSSLCLLETHRDEAKSIWSRLKMSYEKCLVDISTEKKDDGGVVLEIESVKEKYKTSYCTYCRCISKLTETIQTFSSPVSPTIPNTNPSFNLPPIELNIFHGDFKSWPTFRDLYTAICIQNSKLSPVEKLFHLSQKTKGEAHEIVSKSPLTNEGFRTAWTNLCARYDNKRVLINEQLKTLFGLSAIHSETAASLKKLQRDINSCISTLRNHQIDTDSWNPIFIFLCSNCLPDSTLTLWEQTLNDKTTIPKWSDFDDFLTNRHRTLESVSEIRGSKEHSSTNTGPKSKTNGNNKSNSGKVRTFQAQVNPTTCKLCPKEVHVIRKCPKFLDMNYNQRLTEIKRHNLCLNCFSSAHIVKDCKSKHSCYKCGKRHNTLLHREADQQKGPTAPSFNTNQTPRNDLLPPPFVPHPSTISNLQSTGSTGNVVQSCFATNSKGVLLGTTLVRILHSGEIYRARALLDSGSEGSFISERLSNMLRLPTKRVSATISGLNHSISAAVQKKCCFAIGSEIDDDFELIVSALVVPHLSNNLPSNTIDVQSLSDLPPLQLADPRFYESAKIDLLLGADVFPSIILSRNRNNICGSLMAQETVFGWILTGPISSRTLSSFSTHVSFFCEISLDKEISRFWEVENIPQKRVLSQDDRFCEELYQRTTKRNLEGRYVVSLPFKQDYPDKLCLGQSKSNAMAQFFRNEGRLLRNPELKKEYDNSLIEYLSLDHMTQVVPGSISQSSYYLPHHAVVKPERTTTKVRVVFNASSPSSNGVSLNDVLYTGPVLQNDLTVLILKWRFYRFVLNGDIQKMYRQILVNPSHIPFQRILFRTSQNDPIQEFELKTVTFGLNCAPYLAIRTMIQLANDVQERYPLASRILRECMYVDDALLGAHSIETAIDARDELIQALHSAGFEMRKWISNSKTILDGLPSDYLLRTDFLEFEDRSSAKTLGIHWNAHSDEFFFSTTQFPSDCSYSKREVLSQIAKLFDPAGWLSPIIIVAKIIMQRIWMDHIEWDEVISPEPLSMWKSFQANYSNIDNMRIPRWFGYAPEGIIEFHGFSDASEKAYAAAIYIRVLYPNSVITHLISSKTKVAPLKTLSIPRLELCGATLLAEMVDNLLPQFDIQDYSLFCWTDSTIVLSWLAKPPCCWNTFVANRVSRITQVVDPSKWSHVESEHNPADLASRGTYPSELINSKLWWNGPTWLSKDSKHWPKNTTKEIEETDLEKKPIKVHFTYFQNFDDVLERFSSFSRALRVIAYVYRFYFNTHPKFRSNYHRSDNKITNSEILFVRKQLISIYQKAFYPNEYMVLSSKKTIPSTSPLLSLNPFVDAEGIMRVCGRLELSPMLSYNERHPILLPYNCQYSRLLIQFIHQISLHGGNQLVLRLVRTQYWIPKVQNLIKTTIHRCKTCIIYKKKFQQQMMASLPPERCEISRPFTHTGLDFSGPFEMKSYAGRCCRISKAYVCVFVCFSTKAIHLETTSDLSTSSFLAAFSRFISRRGCPLHLHSDNGTTFVGASRIMAKEFIQTSHKAITSNYAHQNLTWHFIPPGAPHMGGLWEAGVKSFKQHFKKTIGLQKFTFEEFQTLLSKIEACLNSRPISPSSQNPTDLAALTPGHFLIGSPILAPLEPEISQTRISIQNRWQRLKTFHQIFCVRWKNEYLKELQKRHKWKKPTEDLKEQMLVVIKEENLPPNSWRLGRITKVHRGDDKRVRVADILTQKGTITRPITKLVVISDEIS; this is encoded by the coding sequence ATGTCGTTGGAGGAATTTATACGATTGGCCGACAACTTGGTCGAGTTTGAGGCCGCTTTGAATGCGAATGAACTGCCTGTTTCATCGCTTTGTCTTCTTGAGACCCATAGGGATGAAGCAAAGTCTATTTGGTCTCGCCTGAAGATGTCTTACGAGAAATGTCTTGTCGATATATCTACTGAGAAGAAAGATGATGGTGGGGTAGTTCTGGAGATCGAGTCCGTTAAGGAGAAATATAAGACTTCGTACTGTACATACTGCCGTTGCATCTCCAAACTGACCGAGACTATTCAGACATTCTCCTCCCCAGTTTCGCCTACAATTCCTAATACCAATCCGAGTTTCAATTTGCCTCCGATAGAATTGAATATTTTCCACGGTGATTTCAAATCATGGCCGACCTTCCGGGACTTATACACGGCGATTTGCATACAAAACTCCAAATTGAGTCCAGTGGAGAAGTTGTTTCATTTGTCGCAGAAGACGAAAGGCGAGGCACATGAAATTGTGTCCAAAAGCCCACTTACTAATGAGGGTTTCAGAACAGCTTGGACAAATTTATGCGCCCGGTATGACAACAAGCGAGTTCTCATTAATGAACAGCTGAAGACATTGTTCGGTCTTTCTGCCATCCATTCGGAAACGGCAGCTTCTCTCAAGAAGTTACAGAGGGATATCAATTCATGTATATCCACTTTGAGAAATCATCAGATCGATACCGACAGTTGGAATCCGATTTTCATCTTTCTTTGCTCAAATTGCCTTCCCGACTCCACCCTGACGCTTTGGGAACAGACCTTGAATGATAAGACCACCATTCCCAagtggtccgattttgatgatttcCTGACCAATCGGCATAGAACTTTGGAATCAGTTTCCGAAATCAGAGGTTCCAAGGAGCATTCCTCTACGAATACCGGTCCCAAATCCAAGACTAACGGCAACAATAAATCCAATTCAGGTAAAGTGCGGACGTTTCAAGCGCAGGTCAATCCGACCACTTGCAAGCTTTGTCCCAAAGAGGTCCACGTTATCAGAAAATGTCCAAAGTTTCTCGACATGAATTATAATCAAAGATTGACCGAGATTAAAAGACATAACTTGTGCTTAAATTGTTTTTCTAGTGCGCATATAGTCAAGGACTGCAAGAGTAAGCACTCCTGCTACAAATGCGGCAAGCGCCATAATACTCTGCTACATAGAGAAGCTGATCAACAAAAGGGCCCTACTGCACCGTCTTTCAATACCaatcagacaccaaggaatgatCTACTTCCTCCACCGTTTGTACCACACCCTTCTACTATATCCAATCTACAGTCCACAGGTTCGACAGGTAATGTGGTTCAAAGTTGTTTTGCTACAAATTCTAAAGGTGTGTTATTGGGGACGACTTTAGTAAGAATTCTTCACTCGGGCGAGATATATAGAGCTCGGGCCCTCCTTGATTCGGGTTCCGAGGGGTCATTCATTTCGGAGAGGCTTTCCAATATGCTTCGACTTCCAACCAAGCGTGTCTCGGCTACAATTTCTGGTTTGAATCATTCTATTTCAGCGGCGGTCCAAAAGAAATGTTGCTTTGCTATAGGTTCGGAGATAGATGATGACTTTGAGCTCATCGTATCGGCATTGGTGGTCCCCCATCTTTCCAACAATCTCCCTTCCAATACTATAGATGTGCAATCTCTGTCGGATTTACCACCGCTTCAACTGGCCGATCCTCGGTTTTATGAGAGCGCAAAGATTGACTTACTTTTGGGAGCAGATGTCTTTCCTTCTATAATTTTATCCAGAAACCGAAATAATATTTGTGGTTCCTTAATGGCTCAGGAGACTGTATTTGGATGGATCCTGACCGGCCCCATTTCGTCGAGAACACTTTCGTCCTTTTCAACTCACGTAtcgtttttttgtgaaatttcttTAGATAAAGAGATTTCACGCTTTTGGGAGGTGGAAAATATTCCACAGAAGCGTGTTTTATCCCAGGACGATAGATTTTGTGAAGAATTATATCAGAGGACAACGAAGAGGAATCTCGAAGGGAGATACGTGGTTTCATTGCCATTTAAACAAGACTATCCCGATAAGTTGTGTCTTGGACAATCCAAGTCTAACGCAATGGCTCAATTCTTTCGCAATGAAGGACGCCTCCTTCGAAATCCTGAGTTGAAAAAGGAATATGATAACTCCTTGATAGAATATCTCTCTTTAGATCATATGACCCAGGTAGTTCCCGGTTCTATTTCTCAATCATCCTACTATTTACCTCATCACGCTGTGGTAAAGCCTGAAAGGACAACTACCAAGGTTCGAGTAGTGTTCAATGCATCCTCTCCTTCTTCCAACGGCGTAAGTTTGAATGATGTCCTCTACACCGGTCCTGTTTTACAGAATGATTTGACTGTTTTAATTCTTAAATGGCGATTTTATCGTTTTGTGCTAAACGGAGATATACAGAAGATGTATAGACAAATCCTGGTCAATCCTTCTCATATCCCTTTCCAACGGATTCTGTTCCGTACAAGCCAAAACGATCCCATCCAAGAATTCGAGTTGAAGACCGTTACATTTGGACTAAATTGTGCCCCCTATTTAGCCATTCGTACCATGATTCAATTGGCGAATGATGTTCAGGAAAGGTACCCTTTGGCAAGTCGAATCTTAAGGGAGTGTATGTATGTTGATGATGCTTTATTAGGGGCACATTCTATTGAAACGGCAATTGACGCCAGGGATGAACTTATCCAAGCTCTTCattcggcaggattcgaaatGAGAAAATGGATTTCTAATTCTAAAACCATCCTTGATGGATTGCCCTCGGATTATCTTTTAAGAACAGACTTTTTGGAATTCGAGGATCGTAGTTCTGCCAAGACTTTAGGAATACACTGGAACGCGCATTCAGATGAGTTTTTCTTTTCCACAACACAATTTCCATCTGATTGTTCCTACTCGAAAAGAGAAGTCCTTTCCCAGATAGCCAAATTATTCGATCCAGCCGGCTGGCTATCGCCTATCATTATAGTCGCAAAGATCATAATGCAAAGAATATGGATGGATCATATCGAATGGGATGAAGTCATTTCACCTGAACCTCTCTCTATGTGGAAGTCTTTTCAGGCCAATTATTCCAATATTGATAATATGAGAATTCCAAGATGGTTTGGTTATGCTCCTGAAGGCATCATCGAATTTCATGGGTTTTCTGATGCCTCAGAAAAGGCCTATGCTGCAGCCATTTATATCCGTGTGCTTTATCCGAATTCTGTTATAACCCATTTGATTAGTTCCAAAACCAAAGTGGCTCCACTAAAGACTTTGTCGATTCCTAGATTAGAGCTTTGTGGAGCCACACTGTTAGCGGAAATGGTGGACAATTTACTTCCTCAATTTGACATTCAAGACTACTCCTTATTTTGTTGGACTGATTCAACTATAGTCTTGTCGTGGCTTGCGAAACCACCCTGTTGTTGGAATACATTTGTGGCAAATAGGGTTTCCAGAATAACTCAAGTAGTAGATCCCTCAAAATGGTCTCATGTGGAGTCTGAACACAATCCTGCGGATTTAGCGAGTCGAGGTACCTATCCAAGCGAGTTAATAAATAGTAAACTATGGTGGAACGGACCAACTTGGTTATCTAAAGATTCAAAACATTGGCCGAAAAACACTACTAAAGAAATCGAGGAAACTGATCTGGAGAAAAAACCAATAAAGGTCCATTTCACTTATTTCCAAAACTTCGATGATGTGCTTGAGCGATTTTCCTCGTTTTCCAGAGCACTAAGAGTTATTGCGTACGTCTATCGTTTTTATTTCAACACGCACCCCAAATTTCGATCTAACTACCATCGATCCGATAACAAAATCACAAATTCCGAAATCCTTTTTGTCCGAAAACAACTTATATCCATTTACCAAAAGGCGTTTTATCCAAATGAGTACATGGTGCTTAGTTCCAAAAAGACCATTCCATCAACGAGTCCACTTTTATCCCTAAATCCATTTGTTGATGCTGAAGGAATTATGCGTGTATGCGGAAGATTAGAATTATCTCCAATGTTATCCTACAACGAGAGACATCCAATTCTTCTTCCCTACAACTGTCAATATTCCCGCCTTCTAATCCAATTTATTCACcaaatcagtctacatggcGGAAACCAACTTGTACTTCGTTTGGTGCGAACTCAATACTGGATTCCTAAAGTACAAAACCTAATAAAAACTACAATTCATCGTTGCAAAACTTGTATAATTTACAAGAAgaaatttcaacaacaaatgATGGCATCGTTGCCTCCTGAACGTTGTGAGATTTCCCGACCTTTTACTCATACAGGACTGGATTTTTCAGGTCCGTTCGAGATGAAAAGCTATGCAGGCAGATGCTGTCGTATTTCCAAAGCATACGTGTGTGTGTTCGTTTGTTTTTCCACTAAGGCGATACATTTAGAAACGACATCAGACTTGTCCACTTCCTCTTTCCTTGCAGCATTTAGTCGTTTTATCTCCAGACGGGGCTGCCCTCTACACTTACATTCAGATAATGGAACTACGTTTGTGGGAGCATCCCGAATAATGGCAAAAGAATTCATTCAAACGTCACATAAGGCAATAACTTCCAACTATGCCcatcaaaatttgacatggcaCTTCATTCCGCCCGGAGCCCCCCATATGGGAGGATTATGGGAGGCTGGGGTCAAAAGTTTTAAGCAGCATTTTAAGAAAACTATAGGTCTTCAAAAATTCACATTCGAAGAATTCCAAACACTGCTATCCAAAATTGAAGCATGCCTTAATTCCAGGCCAATTTCTCCAAGTTCACAAAATCCAACAGATCTAGCAGCTTTGACACCAGGACATTTCTTAATTGGATCCCCGATCTTAGCTCCCTTGGAACCAGAAATAAGCCAAACACGCATTTCTATCCAAAACCGTTGGCAAAGACTGAAgacttttcatcaaattttctgtgTGCGATGGAAAAACGAGTATCTGAAGGAGTTGCAAAAACGCCATAAATGGAAGAAACCCACAGAAGATCTAAAAGAACAAATGCTGGTTGTTATTAAGGAGGAGAACTTACCTCCTAATAGTTGGCGACTTGGTAGAATCACCAAGGTCCACCGTGGTGACGATAAACGCGTTAGAGTTGCTGATATCCTTACCCAAAAGGGTACTATAACAAGACCAATCACGAAATTAGTCGTGATTTCAGATGAAATTTCCTAA
- the LOC131994815 gene encoding uncharacterized protein LOC131994815, with protein MNSIEKSKLQRGKTTFVCRLCRRPHGLRVCKRFQNLNVSERLAAVKKYGYCTNCLAHSHSQGSCFTRTGCTHCHEKHHSLLHVNSRLRKSLSSSSTKTDQRKMSRHSSIGIQPTTATRREKTDTKESCEKDSLPSISMSLSSILQQNAATLLPTAIVKIQTKEGKRLARCLLDTASRMSWISKKFADKLNLTTLELDNEIICPVTLWSCVDSNYKLKATLRVNNRISTTTPKKSLPESIKSNFQNLILADSNFYKSSAIDIVVGVDIYSRIVLDGIYIKTGLPTAQNTAFGMILYGTFSP; from the coding sequence ATGAACTCCATTGAAAAATCAAAGCTACAGAGGGGCAAaacaacatttgtttgcagattaTGTCGAAGGCCTCATGGACTTAGGGTCTGTAAGAGATTTCAAAACTTGAACGTATCGGAAAGATTGGCAGCTGTGAAGAAATATGGGTATTGTACAAATTGCCTCGCCCATTCCCACTCTCAGGGGTCCTGTTTCACAAGGACGGGCTGTACACATTGCCATGAAAAACATCATTCACTCCTTCATGTGAATTCACGACTTCGTAAAAGTTTGTCTTCTTCTTCTACTAAAACGGATCAACGGAAAATGTCTAGACACTCATCTATTGGAATTCAACCAACAACGGCCACGCGGAGGGAAAAAACCGATACGAAAGAGTCCTGTGAAAAGGACAGTTTGCCTTCAATTTCCATGTCTCTCAGTTCAATTCTTCAACAAAATGCAGCAACTTTGCTTCCTACAGCTATTGTAAAAATTCAGACAAAAGAAGGAAAACGTCTAGCCCGATGTTTGCTGGACACGGCCTCCCGCATGAGTTGGATTTCCAAAAAGTTTGCAGACAAGCTAAATTTAACAACCCTAGAGCTGGACAATGAAATTATCTGTCCCGTCACTTTATGGTCATGTGTTGATTCCAACTATAAGCTTAAAGCCACGCTGAGGGTCAATAATCGGATCAGTACAAccacccccaaaaaatcccTACCGGAATCCATCAAATCCAATTTCCAAAACTTAATCCTTGCAGACAGCAATTTCTACAAATCCTCTGCTATAGACATTGTAGTGGGGGTTGACATTTATTCTCGTATTGTTCTTGATGGCATCTACATAAAAACTGGTCTTCCGACAGCCCAGAATACTGCATTTGGAATGATTTTGTATGGTACATTTTCACCTTAA